The DNA sequence tttagcatttTAGGGTTAGGGGTTTAGcattttaggatttagggtttaggatttagggttaggggtttagggttttagggttttaggggttaaggttttagggttttagggttcagggttcagtgtttagggcttagggtttataGGTTCAAGGttcagggtttagagtttagggtttagggtttaggggttcatGGTTTAGCTCTCCGAATTTCTATACAGTGTGTTTGCAACTTTCGGTTCACCCAGtatattaatttcggttcactgtgTTCTTTTGGTGTTCGTAATGTATTGGTAAATACAGTGATTGCAATCACTGAGAACCTGGAATAAAACAGTAGCCAGACAGTTCCAAcagatatataaattaacatctcagatgagtaatccatcttgaatcaaatataaattttaacattaacatttacattaatattgACATATATACATTTGAAGTAAGCATATTTTgctttttaaacaagttaaacaaaatattgttaattacaacCAGGCAATCATAGTATATGCTATTTACTATCTAAATTCCCATATGTGAATTTACAATAAGGGCTGGAGAGGGCAGCAGATGGCTTCGGGAGTCTTATTGCTTCAAATTCCTAAATCACTTGGTCTCTGATTTTGTTCATTTCATGCAACAGAATGTGCAGACCATATTGGTACCTGAAACTATCAATCTCTTCCTACATTTCAATTGAAAGGAATTAGTTATATAAGAAATGAACCCaactaaaataagaaaagaaagaagtttaTAAATATAGAAAGTACTAACTTATGTCCGAGCTCTATATTTATATCTCTTCCCGCTTTTGATCTTTTATGGATCAATTGTTTCGAGCCATTTCATGACGTATATTCCACAATCATAGCTAAGCAAGAATTGAGTATAATATGATTAAtagtatacaaaataaaacatattaaaaatagcactataGAAGAGAAAGATTATTATTCTGTACGTTGACCATTTAATAGGATATAGTCTGCTTCTACTCCTAGTCCATCCTCCATTAAGGGTTTCGCCCCAGTATAAACCCTCATCTTAGAAATTATTAATTCTTGAAAGgtatgaaaaaattgaaaaaaaaataaatcaacaacaGTGAACCGAACTCATTTCATGTACtgaataatttgaataatttacaagaaaataacttacaacaaatttgttcaGTTTCACTCTCAATTCAGGTATATCTTTTGGCAGCTTATTGACAGGGTCAAGCACATAGAATTTCTTTTTGTTGACATCGATAATCCACAACCACCAATGCGCTCCATTACAAATTGGCACAAATTGCTGAAGTttgggaaaataataaaatatttcagtcgaaacaatagcaaacaagagaattatcgaagaatttttagaaattacaacttacaaatggatgcgATGCAAGTTTTTTTTATCAAGAAACCGGCGGTGGTGGGCATATTGTTCAATATCGAACCGGTAGGCCTTGTTTGTCCTTTTATCAGTGTAGGACTCGCCATGTGTTCCCAACATAAAATTCTGCAAAACGAATATCAGTTAAATCACATTTGCACTGAACCGAACACAATTCATGCACTGAACCGAACACAATTTATGTGCTGAATAATACTTGaaaaacattcaatcatcaagagaaaagttttcttcatgcaaaagaactcaaTAAAACACATAACCATCAGGTGAATCAATATTAACATTCCCACTTAACCAAACAGCAATCAGCAGCGAATAAGAAATTTAGCTTACCACAATATCCAGCGGCACAATGTATATTTGTTCTTGATACCGGCGAACTTTTATTTGGTTGAGAATCATACTGTGTATACTAACTGCCTACAGGAAGAAAATTTATGAGATATACCATATAAGAGTGTTTAGAAAAATCATTAACGTTATTGCAACTGGCAAAGAATTTATCGTGGCATGCACATGTTCTTTAGGCATTAGAGACATAAAATATTGTCTTAACCCCTCGTAAAGTGCCTCATGTTTCAAGACGAATATTGCATCATATTCATTGCTACTATCTCTTGTCCGTTTCACATGTGTCATCCAATGATAACACTTTTCAATCAACTCGTTcgtgatttttatctttttctccgGGGTTTTAAAAACTTCAACAGCTGGTAAGGTTGGCTCTGAAGTTGTTGCTTCAGCAAACTTTAATGCTGCCATCACTCCAGCATCTACCACCGTCTCTTCCAGGATTTCAAGCTGTGAAACACTCGGTTGAGAGGACTGAGTTGGTTGAGATGCTGGCGTGGACTTATCCCAAGGCTAAAGGAAGGCCTTTCATCTTTCCTTTGCCTAGGTTGAGCAGCACTGCAAGATGATAGATATTTAACAACgatattaaacaaaaatgatattaatcATTATAGTGAACCAAAATCCAAACTAATAGTGAACCTAAATCCAAACTTATAGTGAACCGAAatgatattaaacaaaaatgatattaaagAATTTTATGCTTACACATTAACTGGTGCTTCTTGTTTTGATTGCCGTGTCACTGGAGGTTCTTAGGATTGTTGCTGTTGTTCTTCGGCAGGGCtgttgcattaaacagaaaatagtTCAATAACAACCCAGAATTATTATCCTAtaccattaaaattaataaaaagaatttcTATGTAAAACTTACTCTTCATCAGAAACTTCATAGATATAGGCATCTTTGATTAACTTTTCAATTACAGAACTCGTAAGAGACACCGTAACGCCCTGCTTTTCGGGTTCTGGAGGGTAGCTGTAAGAAATAGAAGAGAGTCCAAAGACAAAAATACATTGAATTCATTTTTGGTTTCAACTGAACCATAATTAAACCATGTAGTGTACCAAAATTATCGGTATTTGTATAAGCagtaaaacttacacatcaaCAAGTGCTTCTTGTTCGGATTGCTGTGCTGTTGGTTCTTTGCAGGGCTGTTGTTGCTGTTCCAGAGGTCtgctgcattaaacagtaaacatTTCAATATTTATCCCAAACTATTATCATAttccattaaaaataataaaaaatattttataagccCACCGAACCgtattttaatttttggtttCAACTAGGACATTACAACtctttatagtactcctaatatTTTTAAACCATTTCTTTAATACCATCTCCTAGtacatgtattttattttatacaaaataatttaaagaaataaaataaaataaaatatatgtacTAGGAGATGGTTTTAAAGAAATGGtttaaaaatgttaggagtactataaagaGTTGTAATGTCCTAGTGATTTAGAAAtatatgtactcaaattttaaataaaatactctacatagtcaataataatttaaaaattaaaaaaaatatttttatcatttacttATCTAAATTATTGggacattataaatttttataatactccTAATATCTTTTAagtcttttttttaaattgtcttgtatagaataaaatatttttttaatttttaaattattattgattatgtagagtattttatttaaaatttgactaTATGCATAAATATTTATCTTCAAATTTAGTCTTCTCTTTAATTACTttgcatgaaataaaataatttttttaatttttaaattattaattatgtagaagagtattatatttaaaatttgagtaaatatatagtttaataaatttttttaatatttttttaaattataccacaaaaaaatattttattctatgtaaaataattttaaaaaatgacttaaaagatgtttggaatactataaaaatttgtaatagagTAATAGCTCAAtgcatagtaattcgaatcagtccCATTCGAATTATATACAAACAAAACCAATGAGTAAATCGAACCAAGTTGCTTCGATTTACCTTCACAAAACGCTTGTGCATAATTCGAACTATATTGTTTCGAATTATGTAGGAATGTAATTCGAAAGAAGTTGCTTCGAATTACATCATAACatgctttggttgattgatgaattagATTTCTATTTGGCTTATTTGTGTAACAAATTTCTTCCCTTGGCTTAAATACGTTTTTTACCCTCATTTCtccttataattataaaaatcttaTTCCCAATTAGCTAAGGGTAACAATAGGGCGGGTAGAGGCGAGTTTTTGCCATACCTGACCCCGCCCCACCCTACAATAACCCACATCGAATCCGTCCCACTTCTACTCGCGGGTAGTGAAAAGCTAAACCCTAACTTGTTCCTGCAGGTACCTACCCTATCCCTACccacccctataattattaaaatttaacaaataaaattaaattttaaaatttatatgaccattattatatacataacataaattaaaatagaaatttaaatatgatataatattattaattattttactaattatgttatatatattacatatatcaTATACTGGGGCAAGTTTAACCTAAACCAACTCCGTTCGCCCCGCCCAAGAACTCGCCTCATTAAAAACCTGCTCTGCTTATTCGCTCCGAGCAGGTAGGGGCGGAGTGGATACCCACGGATTCAggtagtgttgccacccctaTTCCCAATATGACCTAgtgactaaattgatagattttcgtAAATATATATAGTCAACGTCTAATTGAATATATTATGTGTTATGTACGCTATTAATTAAGATTTCACATCATCAATCGTTAATGAAAATTGTGAATGGCCAataagtaatagctcaaatggcatagtctctccatactcaattaagaggttgcgggttcgagtctcttatctttggtaaaaaaaaaaattgaaaattgtgAATGGAGTAACTGAATGATAAATATGATTAATTCatactctttttaaaaaaatttttagaaacgaatttaaaaaatatcttatctttaggaactaatttaactaacccAGTTATATTTACttttaacattttaattaatAGTTTATTTATAAATGAATGAAACACTACACTCTCTAAGTGTAGTGTTCTTTCCATTTGGTTGTTAAAACTAAAAGCTACGTGAGATATGTCACTTTCTTTAGATTTTGTTGTTTAACTAAAAATTACATGAGGCATGTTGCTTTTCTTGCAATAGGGATTGTTCATTTTTTAAACATCAGTTttgtaatacttttaaaaatcatttattgttgtaaacttgtaatcgattttttttttcaagtgaaTCAACACTCTCTAGACTACTGGCCTGTTCCCTAATCTATAATATGGTTTATGCTATTTCTCATAGGTTTGACAGTTTTCCAATTTTCAAATTCgaggtttttgaatttttaaaatttttacactTTTTAATATGTTCTTAATTGTGGTAATGTTCAAAGATGTTAACCATAGTTATATTATTACGGTAAACTTCTCACAGTTATTGCTGTTTACCTATATTTAATTATGATATtagattctcttaattttttttcacttaaaaatagaaatgtttaaatttaaatcaatccaaattaaatcatttatcaaatctAATTCAAACCGAAAactaattaaattcaaattaatttaaatttgattggattctattttcgACAAACTACTCGGATTAAATTTTAGGTTTACTTCTCAAACTAATTCAATCCAATCCAAAGtgtataatatattataatattattattttattattatattaaattttttttacaatagattcaatttattatacatttttatgttattcatatattattattatttaatgaatattttatgaatttaaaatgagatttatttatttattattttaactaatctataattttatttttattattatgttattgttagttttttaagatattattaAGACTTgttgttatgttattgttgattatttaaaatttaatgttaagaCTTAtcatgtatatttaatttttttaatttacaaaatcgcaaattcaattcaaatcacttgaaattggatcaaattttcttaaaaaaattatttcgtcCAAATTGCACTACAAGTAAAATTAATATTCAGATcagataaatttttaattcaaaactgATCCAAACCGTAACGCAAATACTTCTATTTAAAGGTATAAAATATGATCTTTTACTATACATTTAAtaagtaaaactaaaaaaaatgattattataatatctaaaaatatttgtctatttattaaaaaaaagtaaaaattaatatttaattttaaaatataaaaataaataattattaaatattcaaactttatcataaaaaataaattaaacaaaaattaaatattaaattataaatatcataaattttattaagagaatataaataaaatattaaaaaattaaaaattacattttacaCCCTCAATTAAAACAAATTGAGAGGATCATCCTCCATTATTACACACTAGTGCATTGGTTGTCCACAGACCCCTTTAAAATGATTCATTCACGTATGTGTAACAATTTTATTGGCAGGTCAACTTTTGCCAAGCTTAACCACCACATGCCTTCGTCACCATAGGACTGGCCTATAAACAATGCAAGCTACGTAGCATGGGATTCCACGTACAAAACAACTTATTGAGATTATTTTTACAAAtgcttacaaaaaaaaaaaaaaaaaaaaaaccctaaaaccatagccttataaatcaaaattttaagaaTCGGATCATCGAATCATTcaatttattgatttattaatttaattagtttaatcgtaatttaattaaaataaattattttaaaataaaataataaataaattataaataaacattttaaaatataattataatctctataaaaaatttataaacaaaataatattaatattgtaatttttaatcattatttATAGAGCAacatatttttaaactaaatctatttttttcgtaaattaaaaaaattttgtgattGACTATTGTTAGAACTAAGAAGATTAGAATTAGCAGCATCATTCGAAATAGAAAGATtgacaaataaattattattcacaggtgtattattatcaataattgcttcttgattaatactatcatccataactgaaattaataaattattcacaaAGTTAAAAACAGCAACTACACagccaaaaattaaataatcatcCATAAGACCATAACTAAAATCAATAAAGCAACACCACACTAATAGCAGCtcacaaacataaatcaaatcaaaaacaCCATTACCAACAGCACAATAACAGATTGAACAGAACCAGAAATCAAGAACAAttgacaataaaaattaaaaaatagcaacaatTAATCACCCTAAACTAGAAATTaatatatctataaaaaaaacaataaaaaacagcatactcagaaataaaaaaaatagcagtAGAGTAATAAATTCattttcaacaacacaaaattaattatttgattttcattcacATTCAAAAACCACTAAACAGAACATAAAAGAAAGAAGTGAAAAACTCTACCACTAACATTCGACGGAGAGAAGAACGACGAAGAGAAGACGACAAGCGAGGAGACGACGGCAACATACACAACGGCGAGTAGCTCGAAGTCTCAAGCAAAGAAGTCATGGGAGGTGAAGACAACGTGCTGATCTACAAAAAAGGGGTTAGGTTCGGGAAAGGGGAAAGGTGTAACACTCTAACTTTTagtacctcatgatcgtactaaaagttcgagcgctacttacctctattcctttaattatatactatgcttatttaatattgagtcttCGTGAATACGAAACGATactttaattaagaaaacaagaggagactttattttaaatcacttaaccataaaagtatatatattcacaCATCTTTATATATATAGACTTATTTCAAAGAACCTAAATTAcaaatcctacccctctaaaaaccaaaagaagacgagggaaaaagtaaattctaACAACTTAAGTCGTGAATATAATCTTCTATACTCCTGTAGCTCCGCACTAAACCTtcacacctgtagctgaaaggggtagAAATAGGAgtaagaactagggagttcttagtagggtcggggtgtatagttatatccattttatatatacttggtcAACAACAGTGAACAAAGTACGAGtcaattcaacaattatagaacagtACAAAAcccaatcacaagcacacacaatcatagaaaacacactcacaaataatatgcgcaaacaagtatgatgtatgtctatccctagtgcaggtaatgagctcatctgtcggtttcgacccgctcccgacgcaactcagcaacctttgtctgagtttggtttccagtgtcataatctctgtaagcaacctctgccttacaggtgcgactctcttgagccgatgtatgcaaacataacctctgtaagcaacctttgtcttacagaTGAGGCTCTCTCTAGTCAATGTATGTAGCTATAACCTTTGTAAGTAAcatctgtcttacaggtgcgaccatcccTTGGATTAgccgatgtatctctggaaaCAAATTTCGGTGGACTCATCACCATATCTCTGCTCGTTATCAGCAGGTACATAATCATCTTAGCTCGTTCTTTCTTTCGTTTCTTTTATTCCTACTCTCTGCTCTCCTATGACAGAGATTttttagattcttttaatcttttctcTCTACTCTTTTGTGTCAGatgtttctttaatatttttcttttcttttcttttctttcttcttctttctttctttcttatcgttcataatataaattattttcacattgttccctcgcctttccctaagtgttttaagaaaaataattataaagttCTTTAATTAAGCCTGCGTTCTCTAAAACTTTTAGGATTAATTTGCTTGCTTGCTTACTCATTAATATTACACATTATAATATTCTTacaaaataatatctttaataaatactaattataataataatttattttaatataaatgaataattttaaagaagtatttaaaataatatttataatcttcttttaaaattttgtttataaaatcttatttttaaacttttattaattactttctaaatcacgaactttttaatattctatttttttaacttcagtattttataaaattatatttgaacccCCTGAAAAATACAATATAATTACTAATCTTTCTTTTATATCAAAACCGAAACCTTTAACCCTttcctttcaaaatattactttcattttaatccGTTTTCGAGTTTTTCGATTACCGATTCttcgtaacttttaatttaattcctcGACCATCAAATCTCACCAAATTTATACTTTATTCTCAACGATATTCCAGCCCAAAATTCACCAAAATACCCCAGCTGGCCGTTCATATATAGCCGAACCAACAAATcacaatcaacaacaataattcaaccaaATTAACTCATTCAAACTCCATTAATATAATCAATCACAACAACCATTCACTTATCCAACAAATTTAATCCGTGAAAATTTACCGAAATTCTATctccgtacgaaatcaaaatactcGAAGCCGTGGAGAAGttttctgaccgagctgctgaagagaaaaacgtcagaaatcgtctgtATCTCCTAGAACTCTAATTGGCCGAACTCAAAAGGAAAGGAACTACGTCACTCTCAATTTTTACCGAACAAAAATAACGTTAATGCGTAAAGAAAGAGaatacaaacacttttatcgaattaaattttttattagagttacatATCGCAAAAAAATCGAAGCCGAATGATCAAAGAGAGTCACGATTTCTCCCTCACCCTCGGTCtctctttctttcccttctttaaaTCTTGGTTCGGTtccaagaaagaagaatgaagattagATAGTGATATGATTAATAAATGGTGGCAATGTGTCTTAATGAAACGTGTAACTATTATACATATGTATGTATGCAATAACAACCACGTCTTTCATTTCTTTACCTTTCATTATATAGGTACTGCACTGACCAAATACATTTAGGAAAAATATAGATAACcaacaatatttttgaataatgtaTGAACAATATGAATTATTaggattaaaagagtaaattaatcttaaatttaattaataacattaaattaagatataatatatttttatttgattggtggttgtttatattatttaagaTAATCATTATTTACCTATCACTCCCCACACATTTATGAGTTAGGTAGGCGAAAGGAGAAACAATACAAACTATAGCCTTATAAATAAACCAAGATAGATAGCATGGGGTTCCACGTAAAAGACAAATTATCTATCatattatacaaaaatatatattattatggaATTCCAAAGTAGAGAGCAGGCTGATAATGCCAAACTTGTTAAAGCTCAAAGTCACATATGgaatcatatttttaattttataaattctaTGTCTCTTAAATGTGCTGTTGAGTTAGGCATACCTGATGTCATTCACAACTATGGCAAACCTATGCCACTTTCACAACTCGTTGCTTCATTGCAAATCCATCCATCAAAAACCTCCTTCGTCCATCGATTGATGAGAATCTTGGTCCATTCCAACTTCTTCACTACCAAGGATGTCGCCAGCAACGACCTCGAAGTTGAAATTGGGTATGTTCTAACCGATTCGTCTATGTTGTTGCTTAAGGACAACCCTTTAAGTCTGTCGCCTCTTGTGGCTGCCATGCTTGATCCCATTACGATGAAACCATGGAACCAGATGTCCACATGGTTTAAAAATGATGATCCTACACCATTTGTAACGGAATATGGGACGGAATTTTTTGATTATGCAAGCCATGTGCCTAAACTCAATAAAATTTTCAACGATGCCATGGCAAGTGATGCTCGATTGGTTAGTAAGTTGTTAGTTGATGAGAAGTGCAAGGGAGTGTTTGAGGGTTTGGAATCATTGGTTGATGTTGGTGGAGGCACCGGAACTGTTGCAAAGGCCATTGCCAAAGCATTCCCACAGTTAGAGTGCACTGTTCTTGACCTTCCACATGTTGTTGCCGATTTGGAAAGAACTGGTAACCTCAAATATGTTGGAGGAGACATGTTTGAGGCTATTCCTCCTTCTAATGCCATCTTGTTGAAGGTAATAAAATATTACAAGTTGTTTGTACTAGGATTATAAAATTAAaggtttaataaatattatattaatttctgtaattttattaattttttaattaactttttatattttaaaagtttataatttgaTTCTTATATTAGATAcgaattttcaattaaatttttactagttgttatttaatttctaaaaaaaaaacacactaatcctcaaatatttactttttagaatattaataatgttacatcaaatataaaaacaaatatttaaaaaaattatattttttaacaaatagttaaaaaaatctaattgaagttatatattacaaatttaaaCTATAGAggcctaatttaaaaaatttaatgaaactAAAAACCACCTTAAACATTGATAAAAGTAGCTACAAATATAATTATCATATCAAACATGTAGCAAATGtctcaaatataataaattaataataataataattttgtcagcaaattaattttttaaaataaataattaactaacaaaatagaaataaataaatattgagaatttgaatTGTTGTTAtatatggagaagaaaaaataaaaaaaaagaaaataaaaaatattatagaaacaCTAAAAATGCTACTAATGAATACTATCATGTATTATTTGCTATGAAATACGGACACTTCGTTGAGTTGTCATGTTTATATGTTGGACATATTTTAGATACAATATTCACTGATACTCGTTTGACACGTGTGTTTATTGTGTCCAACTgtgtcttaaaaaaataaaaaattcttcttcgAACACGTTTgaacacacctaaatatcatcacgtgtcaGTGTGtctagtcttattcttaacatatattcttgaaataaatttagatatagtatatattattatttattaaaacaaaaaattattttaaatacttaatataattaaaataagatattaaaataattaaaaaaattaaggtttaattactatgttggtccttatagtttcaccaaatttttaattaggtccatatacttttttttttcaattggtcCCTAtactgcttttaattttgtaattacgtccttttcatgttaaaaatgttaaaattaacataatatttttaccaaaatacatgcggtcaaccatttaattaagtttttacttATAAATACTTTCAATTTGCgaagaaatattcagttaactctaatataaatactttatattttatatgtatgtgtaTCTCTatatcttataagattttaaaatttgtgtatcaACGTATTTCGTGCCGTATCGTATCCCGTGTCTGTGTCAGTATTtgtgtattataatatatttgtAATTATTTATACCCGTTATATCACAGTTTTttcgttaattaattaattattaaaattgaatttataaTAGTTGAATAATCCAATTGTTCGTAGCAGcatatgattattttaataattatcaaaTATGTTTTCTTATATGATAACAGATTTTGTGCTTTAAGAAAAATGTTAgcttattgttattaattaaaaaaaattaatttccaaatttttttaacaataatgATACGTCAATATCTTACTCTTTTTGACAATTATTTAAGAGAGAGAGACAGCTACCCAAAACTAAAAGAGAGGGTATgctaacttaaataataaatacacaTCATTGTATAAATATGGGTAATGTTAgagagacaaaaaaataaaacagttACAAcgtgtcttatttagcattcattaattatcgcaacaa is a window from the Arachis hypogaea cultivar Tifrunner chromosome 17, arahy.Tifrunner.gnm2.J5K5, whole genome shotgun sequence genome containing:
- the LOC112767418 gene encoding probable O-methyltransferase 3, which encodes MEFQSREQADNAKLVKAQSHIWNHIFNFINSMSLKCAVELGIPDVIHNYGKPMPLSQLVASLQIHPSKTSFVHRLMRILVHSNFFTTKDVASNDLEVEIGYVLTDSSMLLLKDNPLSLSPLVAAMLDPITMKPWNQMSTWFKNDDPTPFVTEYGTEFFDYASHVPKLNKIFNDAMASDARLVSKLLVDEKCKGVFEGLESLVDVGGGTGTVAKAIAKAFPQLECTVLDLPHVVADLERTGNLKYVGGDMFEAIPPSNAILLKWILHDWSDEECLKILRNCKEALRMSKGEGRKVIVIDMVVEDEKSDHESLETQLFFDIMMMVGLKGKERNKEEWANLIFSAGFRNYKIIPILGLRSLIEIYP